A window from Micromonospora terminaliae encodes these proteins:
- a CDS encoding DEAD/DEAH box helicase: MVEDDLRYEPPQHGFDWLEQLEAATCLVVGEVAESDRDVVSTLAGEVREAPANSLVRLLHQGTYAFKRAGSWHAAIVTSGGEPARPGRARSRYTEDGHLVHAGIVYEALWPGAEAFAGQAKFRRGDMVRTRSGAGGIGRVKEALPLAGTYQYQVDLYGEIKRYNEDSLVLVVGDPRDPAFWLSQPPVGAEELSLTLTWTKLRHPLTDTLYSFASSKTVFRAYQFKPVLKVLTGSSGRLLIADEVGLGKTIEAGLIWSELEQRSRLDRVLVVAPAVLTLKWKAEMGRRFDRQLEILRPRDLADFAERLRDGDEPTLHGVVSLEALRGADGVLEQLNDLHPRLDLVIVDEAHYLRNRESKSHALGRLLADWSDYLVFLSATPLNLGNDDLFNLMNLLDEGHFGDRAVFAAQLRPNQVLNEVARSLLHEGRKTPRELVRSLSELDTLQFGRTITDRPDYELLRSLFDVDRPLDYDEVARSRRLLADLNVLGGVLTRTRKAEVPDRKAIREARNINVVWTEQEQAYYDAVYAWYMSRALEMNTPPGFAMQMPLRQAASCIPASQQLVRERNPEQFWQEIDDPEEEIAADVAGLLDVPALAVRLRVDSKYDQLLAELLKVRAAGLRQVMIFSFFRRTLGYLAGRLQEHFKVRVMHGGVPMPEREAIMREFRAGQFEILLLSEVGSEGLDFEFCNVLVNYDLPWNPMRVEQRIGRLDRFGQEHEKIFIYNMHVPGTIETDIFQRLYHRIGVFESSIGELEPILRDQLGDITKQLLDPRLDAAARRREVERVAVAMQQRSHEIEELRASQAQLSGLDGLLIEGFTESGPGNGRFIGAAEIQRLLDKLFQRLGGKRRKADKNGIFKVIGSRDLAERLRSSRVGEGGSRLTRSKLAALLQNGTPLECTFQPETASKYDAELLSSRHPLVKLALEVLDDETLDLRRYGSVAVPGLPPGKRYLVTIDLAETSGLRKLLELWATAIDLDTREPNPDVGDAILTALAEGRLTDGRLIPPADVHEVWRQAQEHLAVRHRETERLRQQENTALVEGRIRAREGSLDLQIQKTRSVLQQLRFDGRGPSVVRMNEGRLRNLQARRTDIRHELAARKELDISLSAVAVALIESAEPTPSPCTRG; encoded by the coding sequence GTGGTCGAAGACGACCTTCGGTACGAGCCGCCACAGCACGGCTTCGACTGGTTGGAGCAACTCGAGGCGGCGACGTGCCTCGTCGTCGGTGAGGTAGCCGAGAGCGATCGGGATGTGGTGAGCACGCTCGCCGGCGAAGTGCGCGAAGCGCCGGCGAACTCGCTGGTCCGGCTGCTCCACCAAGGCACATACGCCTTCAAGCGCGCCGGTTCGTGGCACGCGGCCATCGTCACGTCCGGCGGGGAGCCGGCGCGACCGGGAAGGGCGCGCTCGCGATACACGGAGGACGGGCACCTGGTGCACGCCGGCATCGTGTACGAAGCCCTGTGGCCGGGGGCCGAGGCGTTCGCTGGGCAGGCGAAGTTTCGACGTGGCGATATGGTTCGCACCAGGAGTGGCGCCGGCGGTATCGGCCGTGTCAAGGAGGCGCTGCCGTTGGCCGGCACCTACCAGTACCAGGTCGACCTGTACGGGGAGATCAAGCGCTACAACGAAGACTCGCTCGTACTGGTCGTCGGCGACCCGCGAGATCCCGCCTTCTGGTTGTCACAGCCGCCGGTCGGCGCCGAGGAGCTGTCCCTCACCCTGACCTGGACCAAGCTGCGTCACCCATTGACCGACACGCTGTACTCGTTTGCCTCCAGCAAAACGGTGTTCAGGGCGTATCAGTTCAAGCCGGTGCTGAAGGTGCTCACCGGCTCATCGGGGCGGCTGCTCATCGCCGACGAGGTGGGTCTCGGCAAGACGATTGAGGCTGGGCTCATCTGGAGCGAGTTGGAGCAGCGGTCCCGGCTCGACCGGGTCCTTGTCGTCGCCCCCGCGGTGCTGACCCTCAAGTGGAAGGCGGAGATGGGTCGGCGATTCGATCGCCAGCTCGAGATCCTCCGACCCCGGGATCTCGCTGACTTCGCCGAGCGGCTGCGGGACGGAGACGAGCCGACCCTTCACGGCGTCGTCTCGCTCGAGGCACTGCGCGGCGCCGATGGCGTCCTGGAGCAGCTCAACGATCTTCACCCGCGGTTGGACCTCGTCATCGTCGACGAGGCCCACTACCTGCGGAACCGGGAGAGCAAGTCGCACGCTCTGGGACGACTTCTCGCCGACTGGTCCGACTACCTGGTCTTCCTGTCCGCGACGCCACTCAACCTGGGCAATGACGACCTGTTCAACCTGATGAACCTCCTCGACGAGGGCCACTTCGGCGACCGGGCCGTCTTCGCGGCCCAGCTGAGGCCGAACCAGGTCTTGAACGAGGTGGCTCGGTCACTTCTCCACGAGGGACGCAAGACACCGCGCGAGCTGGTGCGCAGCCTGTCGGAGCTGGACACCCTTCAGTTCGGCAGGACGATCACCGATCGACCTGACTACGAGCTGCTCCGTTCGCTGTTTGATGTTGACCGACCGCTCGACTACGACGAGGTGGCCCGGTCACGCCGGCTCCTTGCCGACCTGAACGTGCTCGGAGGCGTCCTCACCCGTACCCGGAAGGCGGAGGTTCCGGACCGGAAGGCGATACGCGAGGCTCGCAACATCAACGTGGTGTGGACCGAGCAGGAGCAGGCGTACTACGACGCGGTTTACGCCTGGTACATGAGTCGAGCGTTGGAGATGAACACTCCCCCAGGCTTTGCGATGCAGATGCCGCTGCGGCAGGCCGCAAGTTGCATCCCTGCCTCACAGCAGTTGGTCCGGGAGCGCAACCCGGAGCAGTTCTGGCAGGAGATCGACGACCCAGAGGAGGAGATCGCGGCTGACGTGGCGGGCCTGCTGGACGTCCCAGCGCTCGCGGTACGGCTGCGCGTCGACAGCAAGTACGACCAGCTCCTCGCCGAGTTGCTCAAGGTCCGCGCCGCTGGCCTCCGGCAGGTGATGATCTTCTCGTTCTTCCGTCGCACGCTTGGTTACCTGGCGGGGCGCCTGCAGGAGCACTTCAAAGTGCGGGTGATGCACGGCGGAGTGCCGATGCCGGAGCGAGAAGCGATCATGCGAGAGTTCCGCGCCGGACAGTTTGAAATCCTGCTGTTGAGCGAGGTCGGCTCCGAGGGCCTGGACTTCGAGTTCTGCAATGTCCTGGTCAACTACGACCTGCCGTGGAACCCGATGCGGGTGGAGCAGCGCATCGGCCGCCTCGACCGGTTCGGCCAGGAGCACGAGAAGATCTTCATCTACAACATGCACGTGCCCGGGACGATCGAGACCGACATCTTCCAGCGGCTCTACCACCGCATCGGGGTGTTCGAGAGCTCCATCGGCGAGTTGGAACCGATCCTGCGTGACCAGCTCGGTGACATCACCAAACAGCTGCTCGACCCGAGGCTCGACGCGGCCGCCCGACGGCGGGAGGTCGAACGGGTCGCGGTGGCGATGCAGCAGCGGTCCCACGAGATTGAGGAGCTGCGGGCCTCGCAGGCCCAGTTGTCGGGCCTCGACGGCCTGCTGATTGAGGGGTTCACAGAGTCCGGACCCGGAAACGGCCGCTTCATCGGCGCCGCAGAAATCCAGCGGTTGCTCGACAAGCTCTTCCAGCGGCTTGGCGGTAAGCGGCGCAAGGCCGACAAGAACGGCATCTTTAAGGTGATTGGGTCACGCGATCTGGCGGAGCGGCTGCGGTCCAGCCGGGTAGGTGAAGGCGGCAGCCGGCTCACCCGGTCGAAGCTCGCCGCGCTTTTGCAGAACGGGACGCCGCTGGAGTGCACGTTCCAGCCGGAGACGGCGAGTAAGTACGACGCCGAGCTGCTGTCGAGCAGGCATCCACTCGTGAAGCTCGCCCTGGAAGTGCTCGATGACGAGACGTTGGACCTACGACGGTACGGCTCCGTCGCGGTTCCGGGGCTACCGCCAGGGAAGCGGTACCTGGTGACCATCGACCTCGCGGAGACGAGCGGTCTGCGAAAGCTGCTCGAACTCTGGGCGACGGCGATCGACCTCGACACGCGCGAACCGAACCCCGATGTCGGGGATGCCATCCTCACCGCCCTGGCGGAAGGTCGGCTCACGGACGGCCGGCTCATTCCGCCGGCTGACGTACATGAGGTGTGGCGGCAGGCTCAGGAACACCTCGCGGTACGGCACCGGGAAACCGAGCGCCTCCGGCAACAGGAGAACACCGCCTTGGTGGAGGGGCGGATCCGGGCCCGTGAGGGCTCGCTGGATCTTCAGATCCAAAAGACTCGCAGCGTCCTCCAGCAGCTACGCTTCGACGGCCGGGGGCCGAGCGTCGTCCGGATGAACGAGGGGCGGCTGCGCAACCTGCAGGCTCGTCGCACGGACATCCGGCATGAGCTGGCCGCCCGCAAGGAGCTCGACATCTCGTTGAGCGCTGTCGCGGTCGCCCTCATCGAATCGGCGGAGCCCACTCCTTCTCCATGTACCAGGGGGTAG
- a CDS encoding CBS domain-containing protein, protein MTITTAGARFLAAFNDIENHIRASLRADVSVGFAQLAREYADKKRPPNHHKSALVAFASLRNAISHGTYYGGRPIAEPVEAVVLEIERLRQQILEPPLALTVLGSGKVCVVQPDDPISVALDHVRTFGYSQLPVYDGDGYRGVLTTNAIARWLADQLTRNTGIAEEEPVSQVLAFAEPGDDALLVPRTITVVDAIDKLSRGRQAGQLSAALIITQNGSRKEKPLRLVAPYDLPVLTAALAIT, encoded by the coding sequence GTGACCATCACGACGGCGGGTGCGCGATTCCTCGCAGCGTTCAACGACATCGAGAATCACATCCGAGCGAGCCTGCGCGCGGACGTCAGCGTCGGGTTCGCGCAGTTGGCCCGGGAGTACGCCGATAAGAAGCGGCCGCCGAATCACCACAAGAGTGCCCTGGTGGCGTTCGCTTCGTTGCGGAACGCGATCAGCCACGGTACCTACTACGGCGGCCGGCCGATCGCTGAGCCGGTAGAGGCCGTCGTGCTGGAGATCGAGCGGCTCCGACAGCAGATCCTCGAGCCACCGCTGGCACTGACCGTCCTCGGTTCCGGCAAGGTCTGCGTGGTGCAGCCGGACGATCCGATCAGTGTTGCACTGGACCATGTCCGCACCTTCGGGTACTCGCAACTGCCGGTGTATGACGGCGACGGCTATCGCGGCGTCCTGACCACCAACGCCATCGCTCGGTGGCTCGCGGACCAGTTGACCAGGAACACCGGGATCGCGGAGGAAGAGCCGGTCTCGCAGGTGCTCGCGTTCGCCGAGCCGGGGGATGACGCCCTCCTAGTTCCCAGGACGATCACGGTGGTGGATGCCATCGACAAGCTCAGCCGAGGCAGGCAGGCCGGGCAGTTGAGCGCGGCGCTCATCATCACTCAGAACGGGAGCAGGAAGGAGAAGCCGCTGCGTCTGGTCGCTCCGTACGACCTTCCGGTACTGACCGCGGCCCTCGCCATCACCTGA
- a CDS encoding C-terminal helicase domain-containing protein — MKRYDAGPVMAGLKDFQRATVAHVIDRYFGADPTRRFLVADETGLGKSVVARGVIAQALQRLQDDDSVERVDVIYVCSNQDVARQNIERLRVTPDETVTLSSRLTLLAKHADQLNAATASAGKPINLVAFTPGTSFDQGWRTGTAEERALLFLILEQASSWDGWRTRAALRALQAGVSTPERFEDQCNRLWVSLNRKLDPTISGEFLRQARRRGLLGEFDALLDGIGRRAVLPDALRETARKLTGDLRTALATAGVEVLEPDLIILDEFQRFRELLDPNGGEGAELARHLFDYRSARVLLLSATPYKPFTFAEEAAAGEDHYADFRQVLRFLSDDEPWHADVTKAFESYRDALVRGEPCGDLRDWLRGLLLRVMCRTERPMLGQDGMLREQLSLADDLDVRDVRSYVAMRKIAEAVGAPMTVEYWKSAPYFLNFLDGYQLGDKVRAALDGHPHPEVPALLASAQLLDADAISRREPVDLGNSRLRQLATDTVDRGWWQLLWLPPSLPYHALGEPFATAAREGITKRLLFSSWNATPTAVAGLLSYEAERRLGRAGEGHRHLDYRMEHDRPAAMSALALFWPHPALAALCDPLDAARKRPDETPTLAVIEREVRERLHAHVAAWPATTEGGSAEPWELVFRWPGGDPGIEDAAAAMGGASADEEGPATGLDRHVARARELAGQAGHPAVGQPDGLLDTVTAIGLHGPGNIAWRALSRLIHPGSAVTPGGHWRAAALLANGLRSLFNRPESAQLLENLEMGQVYWQAVLRYCAAGGLQAVLDEHLHTLRSTASDTPLNDEELWKLADEARQAIASRPSTYVAFDPHHPRQPIRLPGRFALRYGGRGEEQSQVDRKVAVRRAFNSPFWPFVVATTSAGQEGIDFHQWCSAVVHWNTPANPVDFEQREGRVHRFGGHAVRRNLAAAHRADALRSPDSDVWKALYDAARARSGALGDFAPYWVFPGPAKIERHVLPYPLSRDQAKLDRLKADLVRYRLAFGQPRQEDLLNLLRRRESEAVGVPDVLDLRPAPERSQP, encoded by the coding sequence TTCCTGGTCGCCGACGAGACCGGGCTCGGTAAGAGTGTCGTCGCGCGAGGCGTCATCGCGCAGGCCTTGCAGCGGCTGCAGGACGACGACAGCGTGGAGCGGGTCGACGTCATATACGTCTGCTCCAACCAGGACGTCGCGCGGCAGAACATCGAGCGGCTCCGGGTCACCCCGGACGAGACGGTCACTCTGTCCAGCCGGCTTACCCTGCTCGCCAAGCACGCGGACCAGCTCAACGCCGCGACCGCCAGCGCCGGCAAGCCGATCAACCTGGTCGCGTTCACCCCCGGCACCTCCTTCGACCAGGGCTGGCGGACCGGCACGGCGGAAGAACGGGCGCTGCTGTTTCTGATCCTCGAGCAAGCGAGCTCGTGGGACGGCTGGCGAACCCGGGCGGCGCTGCGGGCGTTGCAGGCGGGCGTCTCCACCCCGGAACGGTTCGAGGACCAGTGCAACCGACTGTGGGTGTCCCTGAATCGGAAACTCGATCCCACGATCAGCGGCGAGTTTCTGCGCCAGGCCCGGCGGCGGGGCCTGCTCGGCGAGTTCGACGCGCTGCTCGACGGGATCGGCCGACGGGCTGTCCTGCCCGACGCGCTGAGGGAGACCGCCCGCAAGCTCACCGGCGACCTGCGTACGGCGCTGGCCACAGCCGGCGTCGAGGTTCTCGAACCCGACTTGATCATTCTCGACGAGTTCCAGCGGTTCCGGGAACTGCTCGACCCGAACGGCGGCGAGGGAGCCGAGCTCGCCCGACATTTGTTCGACTACCGGTCCGCCCGGGTGCTGCTGCTGTCGGCCACCCCGTACAAGCCGTTCACCTTCGCCGAGGAGGCCGCCGCCGGCGAGGACCACTACGCCGACTTCCGGCAGGTGCTGCGATTCCTCAGCGACGACGAGCCGTGGCACGCTGACGTGACCAAGGCGTTCGAGTCGTACCGGGACGCGCTGGTGCGCGGCGAGCCCTGCGGCGACCTGCGTGACTGGCTGCGCGGCCTGCTGCTGCGGGTCATGTGCCGCACCGAACGGCCCATGCTGGGTCAGGACGGGATGCTGCGCGAGCAGCTGAGCCTTGCCGACGATCTCGACGTCCGGGACGTGCGCAGCTACGTCGCGATGCGCAAGATCGCCGAGGCGGTAGGCGCCCCGATGACTGTCGAGTACTGGAAGTCCGCCCCGTACTTCCTGAACTTCCTCGACGGCTACCAGCTGGGCGACAAGGTCCGCGCGGCGCTCGACGGGCATCCGCACCCGGAGGTGCCCGCGCTGCTGGCCTCCGCGCAGCTGCTGGACGCCGACGCGATCAGCCGCCGAGAACCGGTCGATCTGGGCAACAGTCGGCTGCGGCAGCTCGCCACGGACACCGTCGACCGCGGCTGGTGGCAGCTGCTGTGGCTACCGCCGTCGCTGCCGTATCACGCGCTCGGTGAGCCGTTCGCGACGGCGGCCCGGGAGGGCATCACCAAGCGGCTACTGTTCTCCTCCTGGAACGCCACCCCCACCGCCGTGGCAGGACTGCTCAGCTACGAAGCCGAGCGCCGGCTGGGCCGCGCCGGCGAAGGACACCGCCACCTCGACTACCGCATGGAGCACGATCGTCCAGCCGCGATGAGCGCGCTCGCCCTGTTCTGGCCACATCCCGCCCTGGCAGCCCTGTGCGACCCGCTCGACGCAGCCCGGAAACGGCCGGACGAGACCCCGACGCTCGCCGTCATCGAGCGGGAGGTCCGGGAGCGGCTACACGCGCACGTGGCCGCGTGGCCGGCGACGACCGAGGGCGGTTCGGCGGAGCCGTGGGAGCTGGTCTTCCGATGGCCGGGCGGGGATCCCGGCATTGAGGATGCCGCCGCGGCCATGGGGGGAGCGTCCGCCGACGAGGAGGGGCCGGCCACGGGTCTGGACCGGCACGTGGCCCGCGCCCGCGAGCTGGCCGGCCAGGCCGGCCACCCGGCAGTGGGCCAGCCGGACGGGCTGCTCGACACTGTCACGGCGATCGGCCTGCACGGCCCCGGCAACATCGCCTGGCGGGCACTGTCGCGGCTGATCCACCCCGGCAGCGCCGTCACACCCGGCGGACATTGGCGCGCGGCCGCGCTGCTGGCCAACGGGCTGCGCTCCCTGTTCAACCGGCCCGAATCCGCGCAACTGCTGGAAAACCTAGAGATGGGCCAGGTCTACTGGCAGGCGGTTCTGCGGTACTGCGCGGCCGGCGGTCTGCAGGCCGTCCTCGACGAGCACCTGCACACGCTGCGCAGCACGGCCTCCGACACTCCGCTCAACGACGAGGAGCTGTGGAAACTCGCCGACGAGGCGCGGCAGGCGATCGCCAGCCGCCCGTCAACGTACGTCGCCTTCGACCCGCACCACCCCCGGCAGCCGATCAGGCTGCCCGGCCGGTTCGCGCTACGCTACGGCGGCCGCGGTGAGGAACAGTCCCAGGTCGACCGCAAGGTCGCCGTACGGCGTGCCTTCAACAGCCCGTTCTGGCCATTCGTTGTCGCCACCACCAGCGCCGGCCAAGAGGGCATCGACTTCCACCAGTGGTGCTCGGCGGTCGTGCACTGGAACACCCCCGCCAACCCCGTCGACTTCGAGCAGCGTGAAGGGCGGGTGCACCGATTCGGCGGCCACGCCGTCCGCCGCAACCTGGCCGCCGCGCACCGCGCCGACGCCCTGCGCTCCCCCGACTCGGACGTGTGGAAGGCCCTCTACGACGCGGCCCGCGCGCGCTCCGGAGCGTTGGGAGACTTCGCACCGTACTGGGTGTTCCCGGGGCCGGCGAAGATCGAGCGGCACGTCCTGCCGTACCCGCTCAGCCGCGACCAGGCGAAGCTCGACCGGCTCAAGGCGGACCTGGTGCGATACCGGCTGGCGTTCGGTCAGCCGCGGCAAGAGGACCTGCTGAACCTGCTGCGGCGACGGGAGAGCGAGGCAGTGGGCGTTCCCGACGTTCTGGATCTGCGACCCGCGCCGGAACGAAGCCAGCCGTGA